A single region of the Eriocheir sinensis breed Jianghai 21 chromosome 53, ASM2467909v1, whole genome shotgun sequence genome encodes:
- the LOC126983130 gene encoding neurotrophin 1-like yields the protein MEGKVAVVVLAAMVAAAAADSSSHVSINFGEAQVEYDNNHVLEHAPYPHPPADPLYSHPPAEPHYTAPPAEPHYPQQPPVYHPPAPVYHHPEEPYAEPAVPACAEATNATYCTEDEAYPEYEIKHAIQYHLDKFNHLYADVADLNTELSVERPDTLEEETYLCPSETAYVRPLRALNTEGKWRVVVNEIALHYKTFTQTTRVEECLTAGDPCPKVPFCYESSCLQKSIYHRFLVYDAYDKYFPFAIETFKLPASCACLLGAYELTH from the coding sequence GTGTTGGCGgcgatggtggcggcggcggcggcggactcCTCCTCGCACGTGTCCATCAACTTCGGCGAGGCCCAGGTGGAGTACGACAACAACCACGTGCTAGAGCACGCCCCGTACCCCCACCCACCAGCTGACCCCCTCTACTCCCACCCCCCCGCCGAGCCACACTACACAGCCCCACCCGCCGAGCCACACTACCCGCAGCAACCCCCGGTCTATCACCCCCCCGCCCCCGTCTACCACCACCCCGAGGAGCCGTACGCTGAGCCCGCCGTGCCCGCCTGCGCCGAGGCCACCAACGCCACGTACTGCACGGAGGACGAGGCCTACCCCGAGTACGAGATCAAGCACGCCATCCAGTACCACCTGGACAAGTTCAACCACCTGTACGCTGACGTGGCGGACCTCAACACGGAGCTGTCAGTGGAGCGGCCCGACACCCTGGAGGAGGAGACGTACCTCTGCCCCTCCGAGACCGCCTACGTCAGGCCGCTGCGCGCGCTCAACACGGAGGGCAAGTGGCGCGTGGTCGTGAACGAAATCGCGCTCCACTACAAGACCTTCACGCAGACGACCCGCGTGGAGGAGTGCCTCACCGCCGGGGACCCCTGCCCGAAGGTACCGTTCTGCTACGAGTCCTCCTGCCTCCAGAAGTCCATCTACCACCGATTCCTCGTCTACGACGCCTACGACAAGTACTTCCCCTTTGCCATCGAGACCTTCAAGCTGCCCGCCAGCTGCGCCTGCCTCCTTGGCGCCTACGAACTAACCCACTAA